A window of Candidatus Hydrogenedentota bacterium contains these coding sequences:
- a CDS encoding type IIA DNA topoisomerase subunit B has translation MAKPTHLYDESKIQTLSALEHIRKRTGMYIGRVGDGTQYDDGIYVLLKEVIDNAVDEFIMGYGERVEIDIDGPRVRVRDYGRGIPLGKVVDCVSRINTGAKYNDDVFQFSVGLNGVGTKAVNALSSSFLVQSHRDGKSAGARFVRGELIKTLSGKCPGVPNGTLIEFEPDPDIFGSFSYLDDLVQRRLRLYACL, from the coding sequence ATGGCCAAGCCCACCCATCTCTACGACGAAAGCAAGATCCAGACGCTGTCCGCGCTGGAGCACATCCGCAAGCGCACCGGCATGTACATCGGCCGGGTGGGCGACGGCACCCAGTACGACGACGGCATCTATGTCCTCCTCAAGGAGGTCATCGACAACGCCGTGGATGAATTCATCATGGGCTACGGGGAACGCGTCGAAATCGACATCGACGGCCCCCGGGTCCGCGTCCGCGACTACGGCCGGGGCATCCCCCTCGGCAAGGTGGTCGATTGCGTCTCGCGCATCAACACCGGCGCCAAGTACAACGACGATGTCTTCCAGTTCTCCGTCGGCCTCAACGGCGTGGGCACCAAGGCCGTCAACGCCCTCTCGTCCTCTTTTCTGGTCCAGTCCCACCGCGACGGAAAATCCGCCGGCGCGCGCTTTGTCCGCGGAGAGCTGATCAAGACCCTGTCCGGCAAATGCCCCGGCGTCCCCAACGGCACCCTGATCGAATTCGAGCCCGATCCGGACATCTTCGGCTCCTTCTCGTATCTCGACGACCTGGTGCAGCGCCGCCTCCGCCTCTATGCCTGCCTCCA